TGTTGCTACCTTTTCGTTGATTATCATATGtgcttgaataaaaaaaaattgctaaagATGATTTGTGCAACAGAAGTTGCCTAGAACAAATAAAATTTGGGTTGAAGGGAAAACTTATTCACACCCTTCAAGGTACATAACATAGATTCGAGTATTATATTCATGGTTAACAGAATTGACCACGTTCCAATGCTCTAAACGAGCCAACAACTTAACCACATTCATGACCTCCCTCTTGGTTTGAAGTGTCTGATTAATTTTTCTTAGGAACTTCTTCCCCATCATTCAACTTCCGTGGCAAGGAAACCCCAGAACATACTTTTTACTCAGAAAATATGCCTGAGCTTCTTATTTTAACAAGTAAAATACAACAGAGAggctattttaattttgatgaattttcGCAAAGGAGAAAAAACATACCAGAAAAATAATCCAATTAATAAACCCAATCACTAATCTGAAAGAGATCTTCCTTCCTTTCTTTAGCATTTAtgataatacaaataaaaaatcaagtttAATCAACTATTTAACAGAAATTAAGAATCCCAACTATTGAAAGAGATCTGAGTATCTCGAGCGAAAGCAGGAGGGGAGGAGAGGAAGGAGAAACACAGAGAGATTCATTTTTAAATCCAACCATTTAAATTCATCTAACCTGGATAAGAGAGAGATGTCAAccagaacaaaaaacattgACGTATTGACACTTGACATTCCATTCTTCACATTACTAATAGAGttactatattataaaatgagTATTTCAGGGTTTAGCATtcaataattatatgaaaatgcaaagaaagtGCCTTGGTGCAGTATTGTTATTGCACTTCAATCACTTTCAGGCCAAGGATTCAAGCTTCTCTCACCCACATGATTTACTGTAAAAAAGAAGTCTACGCAAATGCTAATAAAACTAAGCAAAAATCCCTTATGACTTTGTATCATCACCTATTAATGACTCCGATTGAACATCATGTTTTTAGATCCAATGAGCTACAGCAACGCTGACTTCGAACCACttacatcaaaaacaaaaagggCGCACTTATAACCTATGCTTAAAGCTAAATTAAGACAAAGTTTACCCAGCTTAAAGAAGAGTCATTATATACGACATCTAacacttattttacttttgttctttttggACAATAGCTATCGATAGAAATCCACTTACTCTCGGAGCAACCCAATGAGAACAATAGCAATTTTTGGTTGAATTGATTGGAGAAAATTTACATAATAGTATCCTAACAAGAAGCATCATACAACACAACCAAAAGGTTCCTCATGCTGATTCCATAAAAATTCTCAACCAAATAGCCAATCACAAATCAGCTACCTTACATATTTCTAATAAAGCATTACAAAATATGTACATTAAATCAAAGTCAACAATTATTTATCTACTTTTGTCAGGTAAGAAATAGTGTTTAATACTAGAACCTCGTTTAGCCACATTGGGCCGCTTTTGTGGCCTAAGCAAGGTTCGAAACTCTTGCTGAATTTCTGGTGGTAATTCATCAATGATAGAGGGGTCGATTTCATCAATATTATAACTACTCCAAGCTTCCCTCCCTTGTGATACACCTACACTACATCCATCCTTGTCGGTATCAATCTCTTCATTACAAGTTGAATAACTATCATCAGCAGACTGAGATCCTGCAGTATCGATGAAATTAGCATAAAGAAAAGAGATTGAaactcaaatataataaaaggaaTGGGATTATAAAATTACCAAGCGATATTTTAAAATCGTGGGCATTTGAAACATCCTTCTGCTCCAATGAAGACCGGGAATTATGGTAATTATTgaagatatttataattgaaCAATTCTCCTGCAACAAGAAGAACTCTTATGCTGTAAAAACTTGAATGCAATAGAGTCATTGCTGAAACACCACATCTTTGTATCAGCATAAGCTATTAGAATTTATAACTCTATTGGTTATGACAGCAATGCTTTTCATATCTGAGACTTCTGCAgtaatacacacacacatatacgtatgtattaaaaattagaaCAGGCAGATTGGGAGCTAAGATTCTGAAAACTAAACTATGTCAAACCAGACTGCACAACATGAGACATTATCCCCACCATTTACAAGTAAAAACCAGTAATGACGTGTCATTAAAGTTCCCCACCGAAGCACCACAGCATCCATTCATTCCAGCGTCTATAAAATATAAGACACATGCATTTTAGCATCAAGCTGTGTGAAATGAGTGTCTTTGGCTTATTTGGGACATCACAAAAGTTGAATAGTGGATCAGTCTTTTTCTTTTCGACATGGAAAAGATATGTTGCGAGTAGTAGCTGTACGTAAATTGTATATTCATGTCTTCTTTAATAATGAAAACCATATTGATTTTGGAATTAACAGAAAAGtattaaagaaaacattaaactatATGACCTTGTAGAAAAGTAATGCACTAACACCTGGTCTCAGACCAATGTTtgcaagttattgaaataaataaatttatatactgCAATTAGGTCAGAATTTATCAACTAATGTTGAGGAAAAGTAATTCATTTATGGCTAAATTACCAGCTTAACTATGCTATGATCAGAATTAGGAACAAAGATAACTACTCTTGGCCAAAAACATAACTCCGCTTCGTAGATCCTTGCATAACATGATTAAAACTGATttgaagttttttatatttatgattgaATTTAAGATACCCAAAAACTATGCAATCAGCAGCTAAATAGTGTCAGAGAGCATACATGAAGCATCTTTCCTGCTCTCCTTTTCTTCCCTACTGCTTTCAAACTAGAGACATTTGAAACATGACTAGGATCTTTTGCAGGTAAAACTCTATGTGTCTCACCGCCTGTCATTCTGTCTTCACTtcctgaaataaaaaattatcaaatctcAAAAGAAGCCAATAGAAGGGAGAATGGAGAGCTAAAACCAGTATTCCACGGTACCAGAGGGTGACATGAAGGAGGATTCTTCAGTCAAGCCTTCCGCTTTACTGGATAAATGATTCAATGGATCCTGCAAAGGAAAAGGATAAATCCCTGTGATCATTACTGAACATGAAGCATTTGCATTTAGAGAACAAAAGTAATAGGTTTGAACTCGGATGCACATGCACATTGAATGCTAACAGTCAAAAAGAATATCGATCAAACTCTTGTAATTGAATTTACTTCCAAATATAATAATCTTGCCTACATGCAAGTTTGCTTTTGAGCTCTTAGCTCTCAATTATAGCTTAGAAAGCCTACCTCATTAATGCACGTCATCCTTAATGGGCCTAGTAGTAAAAGCTTAATTCTCATTTCTCTGAAAGTCGTACATTTTGCTTTGAGACGTTTATCCATGAAGAAAGcccattaaaaagaaaactaatattGAAGTCTGATAGAGCACCAATAAGCAAAATATCTATCATGATTCATGAGCAACTTGAGTTTTTGGATACTTTAACATATGATTATTTATACAAGCATGACGTGTCTATATGCTAACtggtataaaatatttctaCCAGATCCTCACATTAGTCATTAGAAACCTTCAAAATCAACCCCACCTTGTAGTTTTGCCAGTTCAAAATCATCCGGTAAATATCCCTTTTGCAAATAATTTCAAAAGACATTGTTCTATTTTGGGTTATAATATTACATGTCTTTACATGAAATCTGACCATGATATATACTTGCTTTAATATACCTGTGGATCCAAACATGCACTAAAATGCTTCATTTCTGTGTAATGAGGATGTTGAAGCTGTAAATCATAGGGAACCATTCCCGTACAATTTTCACTGCCTGCTTAAGCATATAGCCATCATCAAATTGTATTTGAATGCAAGAGAATcggtattttaataaataagcaACCAATGAGATGATGCAAAACCTGAAGGTGATGATGGTACAGCTTCATCAATGAGAACGTCTTTTGATGGATTTGATGTAGAACTGGATGGAAATTGCCCTCCAAAGTATTTAGCAATTGAATGTGTCCCCTAGACACAAATTCCGTTTAATACGTAGATTTTTATTAACACTATATGATAATAAAAGGCACCACTTGCTAAGGACCAACCTAAATTGGGAATGTAAAACTGCAAGGCTCGTGTTAACTAGTATAGACCAAACACTAAATACATATCGCTCAGAAATACCAAATACTAGTAGTAACAGTATACTTAATAATCCAGGTTATTACATTTCAAATGCTAGTGATGTTCCTCAATTCTTTAAGGTAATTCTATATCAGGAAAATTTAGAAAATCGAACAGTTCTAACTTACAGATGGTATAGACACAATTTTGCTCGCAGAAACAGAAAGTGATGTCACTCCCCAGTTGCTATTTTCGTTTCCATGAACCTTAAAGCTGTAGGAATCCGAAAACTCACGCAACCCAGCTTGAAAAAGAATTAGGGCGTCCTCTTGGATCTTTCTAGTCCCATATCTTAAAGGACAAGATTTAGAAGGGAACTTTCTAAGTGAATCTGAATCCCCTGTCTGCAAGATAAAAGCTCatacaaaatatacataaaacaaaaccattgaagaggataaaagaaaagttggaAATAAGATatgagaaaaagtaaaaaatgaacaaattttcaGAGTAAAAGAGAATCATGTAAAGACTAGTCACAGAAGACCCACCTTATATGCTCTAGCATGTAGCGTCAGTGTCTGTGCAATCCGTTTGTTTTGATTCAGATCAGAATTAAGGCGTTCATTCAGCTCTTCACACAGTTGATTAAGCCAATGTTGAACctgaagataaaaaataatcacaaaaaGAGATGTGCAAGGTTGTGAAactacacaaaaaaaaaatcacaaacctGAAAATGACAGCCAACAGAAACTCCGAAATAAAATACACAATATTTATGAGAGCAATAAAAATATCTGATCCAAGGCACTAAGAAATAAAGCACAAACAGTTTTCATTGtgcataagtaataaaatattgcTGAGTGCAGCATCACCCAAAATAAAGTGCTACTGCTAGGAGGACTGCTCATATGGAGCTCTTACAGAATCAATTGTCTTCAAAGCCTGAGGCCCAGGAAATGTCTTGCCAGAACCATGGCTCTTGGGAAGTAGTCGCCCCTCAACTTCTTCCCCATTGATTCCTCTTGAAATATTCCACAACCAAGTTCTGTAAAGCTGTAAAAGGTAGAATCAGGAATAGAATACCAACAGATTGCAATGAAGACAATCAAAAGGACAGTAATGAGCAATTAAGAAACAGATCAGAAATGCAAGCCATTAGAGGATGACACAAAAATTGCTATTTAAATATGAGATCCCAAAATTTAAATCAGCAAATGATATTTTGGTAGCagatatgatataatatatctatatctacatatacatgcatacatatatgtgtgtgtgtgtgtgtgtaacaTCAtgttaaaagacaaaaactcaCCCAGTATTGATCCCATACCACTGTTGTAACTTCTCCTCTGAAAACTGAAGCAGATCTCCAACGGTATTGATGCCAAGATCACTCTGTAAAGAACTCCCCAACTTTCCCCCAAGGTGTTTCCTGCAAGTCAAGTTTTCTTCAACAACATGCTTTATGATATACACGACCATGatcaaagaaatttcaaaacaattagAAGAGTTACacgaaaaagatgaaaaatggtatcttcacaaacttcaaaaaaatgtaaattcaaGACAAAATTGGATGAGACTTAATTATGAATGAAATACATGATAACATGCAATGACATTACATTTTCTTTATTGGTAACGTCGCAAGTAACTGTTCAACTGATGAGTGTGGCACAACAGTTTGTTGAGCAGGTTTGTTCATAGCACTTGCAAGTTTAGCCAGCATCTGAGAAAAGCATCAGACACCAGTTATTGACCGTATATAAAATATCAAGGATCCTTAGGAGGAAATGTTGTCAGAATTtaggaaaaataatatatggaTATATTGGCGTACCAAGACTGCCTTTACCTTATTATGAGCAATACCGGCAGAGCATGTGAATTCTGTCTCTTTCAGCACCTGCATCCTGAGGTCACTAACAATGAGAGCCCCACAAGCTAATAGCTTATCTTGGTAACTAGCATCACTTCTACAAAGCCACTTCCTAACCTCTTCTTTGGCATCACTTCCATCCTGAATAAAAACCACTTTCAGTACAGCCATATACTCTCACGCATGTGCTGccattaatttattaaagatgAGGTAAGTTAATCGAGTGCGTTAAAATTGCCATAATCAATGGTCCTGATAAATGGACAGACTGGACTGAAGTTAAAGAAGCAAGTTAGACAGGTACTTTTGTAAACAGGTAAATGTAAACTATAACTGAACTGAAGTTTCAAGTTACActgcatttaattttattgtttcttacacacaataaaattaagattCGACTCCTGTTTTACTTCTGAACCAGAGAACAATTGTTTTTTCAGTGCACTGATTGCCTGCGTTTACagaattttgatttaatattgAAAGACTTACCTactgaataaaatattttcttttaagacgGATAAAGAAcataaagataaacaaaaaaaataaaaaactgtattttttatcttaatattaacattaataaagcAATCTCAGAAAAGGCATGATATTTAAGTATAGCCTCTGACCTCAATTTCCAGCCCCAAAACATGAGACTTGAGAACTTCCTCCTCAAAGTCTTGCATGCTTTCTGGAGATGTTTCCATCAGCATGGTTTCAGCAGCATGAGTTAGATCAAGATATACCTCATCAATCGAAGCCCTCTCACAGCGACCCTTTTGCGAAAGAACTGAAACGACCTGAAAATTTCGAATTTGGgcacagtcaacacaaaggaaTGAATGACTCCAAAGTTAAACAATCAATTTGAAATGCCAATGACACGCACCTCTGAACCCGCATTCCTATATGAGTTGAGATCAGCCTTACCACGTGCTACCGGAACTTGGACCAGTTGAATTTGCGGGCATGCCTCCTTGGCTTCATCGCCTCGCATTGAACTAAAAGGTGAACATTAAAgcagataataaaataaataaaaagtacatAGCCAATCTAGTTCCTCAAATTGTGATTCATTGTCATTTCAATCTCGagaattaacaaaattttaaaaagttccCGGATTGTAATCCCTGATTAGTCCAAGGTCACATTCAAATGACTTAAGTGATCCTATTAACCCATTGAGTTTAAGCACTTAGACGAAACAGAATCCGATTTCAAACTAAATAGGGAATTTCCCCTAAAATCAAGGGTTTGGTTCAAAACTACCGTTTGACGCCACATCTGCGAGCCTCATAGCTGACAGCAATGAGAGCCCCACCTTTGTATGAATTGTACTGTATGACTGCAGTGGGCAAGCCTCTTAAATTTGGTTGTTTTCTCTGTTCCACTACACCAGTCAACAACaccatcatcataatcatcaccATATAATCACACAAATTGGGTAtaacttgaaggagattcactTGAGAAATAAGAGTGAAGAAAGGAACCTTGAACGTAGAAGCAATCCATGTCTACGTGAGCAATCACTCTTGCATCGCAAGTCTCTCGCCTCGCTACCGGCATATCTTCTAcaacctttctttttttttttccctccAAATCTCTTTCCCTTCTCTTCCCTATTTATCTCTGCGagtttttttacttctttttttcttcaaaagagatttttaatttgataattctttttaagttatttttaaatttttaaatataactatttttcatatactattgaaaacaatttttttattatcatttttcttcctatgataataaaattataattataaaaatataaataattttttataattatattattaataaattttatttattttataaataattaattattataaatagttcatttagttttgaaaaaatagtaACTTAAAAGAAGttgtttaaaagtaaaattgataaataaatattttaatttgaaaacaattacttactaaaagataaaattgatgaaGCAATATctgtgtttattttaattttttatataataaaattaattaaattataaatataaaaatgataatttaatgaCTATTTGATTCTGaatattctgaaaaaaaaatgttattgttaatgttaaagttttaaatgttaatgattatattgttccacattttttgatatatttgattgGGAATGATGAAATAAtagtatttaaattgaattgaagaATATATGATTGATGATAATGTGATGAGTTTGAATTAAggtagaatatatatatatatatatatatatatatatatatatatatatatatatatatatatatatatatatatatatatatatatatatatatNatatatatatatatatatatatatatatatatatatatatatatatatatatatatatatatatatatatatatatgtaggaGACATTGtgatgatttaaatttttatgagaaTGTGATGACTTTTGTATAGATTCACTCTATTGAGACTCATATAGAGATGatatttagttttgaaaattgaaggattttcttataatatagaGTTCGTATGAAAAAAAGATtggattttgatatttaaatttataactatagctcataaaagatgaaaaagatataaCAAGAACACAATATTTGAGTTTACTCGAGACATTAGTCTACCATAAGTAGTgttaaatgtttatattatgtttaaacCATGAAGATTATCTTGTAtgatagaaattttatttattttcattgaatattttttattttgaaatgatgATGACAATGTCTTATGTAGTATTGTAAATATTCTTTAGCTTATccattatttttgttgtattatgATATCCATGTGTTATTATCACATGTTACACAATGTTGCAGGTAAATTTTACAATACGTGAACTTAGAATTAGGTAGATGATGATCTGGAAGATCGGTAATGTATATAATAGtgtaaattctatttatatacaTAATGTAGTGTTTGATAGTTCCCCAGGAATGTTTATATTCTTTTTGaccaaaagaaaaagttttggaaGACTATAAATAcattgtatatatatgtatgtctccaaatttattattattaaatatgtgatgATGTAATCATAGGTGTgatgtatataataaataacgttgttgtaatattttttttaaaataaatatttaatatctaattttttaaactttcacatttttttaaaactaaaatatctatttataataaagaaattgcttataaaatgaaaaattattattatatttatatttataattaagattttatttttttatctattatatgataagaaaattataatataagaaaaatataccaaaaaatttattttattgttcacaaatgttttaaaaattagatttttagtCATTtggcaatttttattttttatttatatttatttttctattacatgtacataaaatttattttactttttatttatttatattattttttaatttttttaatttatatttattttactatcaTATGCTCATAGAATttagtttatctttttatccatttattttatttttaaattaaatttcttatactattttttacttcttaattttatcctttataagttttaatgatactgaaatttattttaggtttaatatatcATTTAGTCCTTACTTTTGAgggttttgttcaaaatgatcataccttttaaaaaaagttcAGTAAGATCccatattttgttaaaaaaaatgtttaatacgATCCTTTCTGCTCATGCAGTTAAAAACATAACAGTGCAAATGCCACCGTGGCCAAACCTGAGTGAGCTGTGCAGTTTGATGAATATGTGACACGTATGAAGAAGTTGcattgtgtaaatattttaaaaaaattaaaatgacgtAAGGTAGGTGGTAGGTTTAAGTCTTGGTTAAGGAAAAGTACCCTTATCTGAGACTGATTTCGCCATTTATGGGTTCAACATTGTGCTGAA
This genomic stretch from Vigna radiata var. radiata cultivar VC1973A chromosome 7, Vradiata_ver6, whole genome shotgun sequence harbors:
- the LOC106765828 gene encoding DNA polymerase eta isoform X1, which gives rise to MPVARRETCDARVIAHVDMDCFYVQVEQRKQPNLRGLPTAVIQYNSYKGGALIAVSYEARRCGVKRSMRGDEAKEACPQIQLVQVPVARGKADLNSYRNAGSEVVSVLSQKGRCERASIDEVYLDLTHAAETMLMETSPESMQDFEEEVLKSHVLGLEIEDGSDAKEEVRKWLCRSDASYQDKLLACGALIVSDLRMQVLKETEFTCSAGIAHNKMLAKLASAMNKPAQQTVVPHSSVEQLLATLPIKKMKHLGGKLGSSLQSDLGINTVGDLLQFSEEKLQQWYGINTGTWLWNISRGINGEEVEGRLLPKSHGSGKTFPGPQALKTIDSVQHWLNQLCEELNERLNSDLNQNKRIAQTLTLHARAYKTGDSDSLRKFPSKSCPLRYGTRKIQEDALILFQAGLREFSDSYSFKVHGNENSNWGVTSLSVSASKIVSIPSGTHSIAKYFGGQFPSSSTSNPSKDVLIDEAVPSSPSGSENCTGMVPYDLQLQHPHYTEMKHFSACLDPQDPLNHLSSKAEGLTEESSFMSPSGSEDRMTGGETHRVLPAKDPSHVSNVSSLKAVGKKRRAGKMLHENCSIINIFNNYHNSRSSLEQKDVSNAHDFKISLGSQSADDSYSTCNEEIDTDKDGCSVGVSQGREAWSSYNIDEIDPSIIDELPPEIQQEFRTLLRPQKRPNVAKRGSSIKHYFLPDKSR
- the LOC106765828 gene encoding DNA polymerase eta isoform X2, translated to MRLADVASNAKEACPQIQLVQVPVARGKADLNSYRNAGSEVVSVLSQKGRCERASIDEVYLDLTHAAETMLMETSPESMQDFEEEVLKSHVLGLEIEDGSDAKEEVRKWLCRSDASYQDKLLACGALIVSDLRMQVLKETEFTCSAGIAHNKMLAKLASAMNKPAQQTVVPHSSVEQLLATLPIKKMKHLGGKLGSSLQSDLGINTVGDLLQFSEEKLQQWYGINTGTWLWNISRGINGEEVEGRLLPKSHGSGKTFPGPQALKTIDSVQHWLNQLCEELNERLNSDLNQNKRIAQTLTLHARAYKTGDSDSLRKFPSKSCPLRYGTRKIQEDALILFQAGLREFSDSYSFKVHGNENSNWGVTSLSVSASKIVSIPSGTHSIAKYFGGQFPSSSTSNPSKDVLIDEAVPSSPSGSENCTGMVPYDLQLQHPHYTEMKHFSACLDPQDPLNHLSSKAEGLTEESSFMSPSGSEDRMTGGETHRVLPAKDPSHVSNVSSLKAVGKKRRAGKMLHENCSIINIFNNYHNSRSSLEQKDVSNAHDFKISLGSQSADDSYSTCNEEIDTDKDGCSVGVSQGREAWSSYNIDEIDPSIIDELPPEIQQEFRTLLRPQKRPNVAKRGSSIKHYFLPDKSR